In a genomic window of Sporosarcina trichiuri:
- a CDS encoding RelA/SpoT family protein, whose protein sequence is MAVAQDLTEHDIFALVSKYMNGEHVAFVKKAYEAAKRAHEGQYRSSGEPYILHPVQVAGILAELQMDPSTVAAGFLHDVVEDTEIGREDIVRDFGEEVAMLVDGVTKLEKLKFKSNEEKQAENHRKMFIAMAQDIRVILIKLADRLHNMRTLKYVREEKQRRISAETLEIFAPLAHRLGISAIKWELEDIALRYLNPQQYYRIVNLMKQKRVERENYLSNVMEQIDAEISKMDIHAELSGRPKHLYSIYRKMILQKKEFNEIYDLLAVRIVVSSIKDCYAVLGIIHTLWKPMPGRFKDYIAMPKQNLYQSLHTTVVGPAGDPLEVQIRTEEMHKIAEFGVAAHWAYKEGTTADHPDTIDSKLTWFREILEMQNESSNAEEFMESLKFDLFSDMVYVFTPDGDVIELPKGSVPIDFAYRVHSEVGNRTIGAKVNGKMVPLETELFTGDIVEVLTSKQSFGPSRDWLKIANTSQARNKIRQYFKKQLREDNVFKGRELLEKEVKLQEYTMKDVVTPESIRRVIDKFSFTSEEDMYAAIGSGGITAQQVVNRMTDKIRKEREKKEAIDKIVADLKNPPAPVMTESGVIVKDLDNLLIRLSKCCNPVPGDEIVGFITKGRGVSVHRVDCPNIHTDSRDDRLIDVAWAVAPMDSQKKEFQVDIEITGYDRQGLLNEVMMAVVDTKTPIIAVSGKADRVKIAHISMSIKITDLQHLQRIVDKIKQVRDIYSVQRVIN, encoded by the coding sequence ATGGCTGTCGCACAAGACCTGACAGAACACGATATTTTCGCGCTCGTCAGCAAATATATGAACGGTGAGCATGTCGCGTTCGTCAAAAAAGCCTATGAAGCGGCAAAGCGCGCACATGAAGGGCAATATAGAAGTTCCGGAGAACCTTACATTCTCCATCCGGTCCAGGTCGCCGGCATACTTGCAGAACTGCAGATGGATCCGTCGACTGTCGCGGCCGGCTTCTTGCATGATGTCGTAGAAGACACGGAAATCGGCCGGGAAGACATCGTCCGTGATTTCGGCGAGGAAGTCGCCATGCTTGTCGACGGTGTCACGAAGCTTGAGAAACTTAAGTTCAAATCCAATGAAGAAAAACAGGCAGAGAACCACCGGAAGATGTTCATCGCCATGGCGCAGGATATCCGCGTCATCCTGATCAAACTCGCAGACCGCCTGCACAATATGAGGACCCTTAAGTATGTCCGTGAAGAGAAACAGCGGCGTATTTCTGCGGAAACACTGGAAATCTTTGCGCCGCTCGCACACCGGCTCGGTATTTCTGCAATCAAGTGGGAGCTGGAAGATATTGCCCTCCGCTACTTAAATCCTCAGCAATATTACCGCATAGTGAACCTCATGAAGCAAAAACGTGTCGAACGGGAAAACTACCTGTCGAATGTCATGGAGCAGATTGACGCGGAAATCAGCAAGATGGATATTCACGCGGAGCTGTCCGGGCGTCCGAAGCACCTCTATTCCATCTACCGGAAAATGATCCTGCAGAAGAAAGAGTTCAATGAGATCTATGACCTGCTCGCGGTCCGGATTGTCGTCAGCAGCATCAAAGACTGCTACGCTGTGCTCGGAATCATCCATACGCTGTGGAAACCGATGCCCGGCCGCTTCAAGGATTATATCGCGATGCCGAAGCAGAACCTGTACCAGTCGCTGCATACGACGGTCGTCGGTCCTGCCGGCGATCCGCTGGAAGTCCAGATCCGCACCGAAGAGATGCATAAGATCGCCGAATTCGGTGTCGCTGCACACTGGGCCTACAAAGAGGGGACTACAGCGGACCACCCTGATACGATCGACTCGAAATTGACGTGGTTCCGGGAAATCCTCGAAATGCAGAACGAATCCTCGAATGCCGAGGAATTCATGGAATCGCTGAAATTCGACCTGTTTTCTGACATGGTCTATGTATTCACGCCGGACGGGGATGTCATTGAACTCCCGAAAGGCTCTGTCCCGATAGACTTTGCCTACCGGGTCCATTCCGAAGTCGGCAACCGGACGATCGGCGCCAAAGTGAACGGCAAAATGGTGCCGCTCGAAACCGAATTGTTCACCGGCGACATCGTGGAGGTGCTCACATCCAAGCAGTCATTCGGACCGAGCCGGGACTGGCTGAAGATTGCGAACACGTCGCAGGCACGGAACAAAATCCGCCAGTATTTCAAAAAGCAGCTGCGCGAGGATAACGTCTTCAAAGGCAGGGAACTGCTTGAAAAAGAAGTCAAGCTGCAGGAATATACGATGAAGGATGTCGTGACGCCGGAAAGCATCCGGCGGGTCATCGACAAATTCAGCTTCACGTCGGAAGAGGACATGTACGCGGCGATCGGTTCGGGGGGCATCACGGCCCAGCAGGTCGTCAACCGGATGACCGACAAGATCCGTAAAGAGCGTGAGAAGAAGGAAGCGATCGATAAGATTGTCGCCGATCTGAAGAATCCGCCTGCACCGGTCATGACGGAATCCGGCGTGATCGTGAAGGATCTGGATAATCTGCTGATCCGTCTGTCGAAATGCTGCAACCCTGTACCGGGCGATGAAATCGTCGGGTTCATCACTAAAGGGCGGGGGGTTTCCGTCCACCGGGTGGACTGTCCGAATATCCATACGGACAGCCGTGACGACCGTCTGATCGACGTTGCGTGGGCGGTTGCCCCGATGGACAGCCAGAAGAAGGAGTTCCAGGTCGATATCGAAATCACAGGGTACGACCGGCAGGGACTGCTGAACGAAGTGATGATGGCCGTCGTGGATACGAAAACACCGATCATCGCCGTCTCCGGCAAGGCGGACCGCGTCAAGATCGCACATATCAGCATGTCCATCAAAATCACCGACCTGCAGCATTTGCAGCGGATTGTCGATAAAATCAAGCAAGTACGGGACATCTACTCCGTTCAGCGGGTGATCAATTGA
- a CDS encoding N-acetylmuramoyl-L-alanine amidase, which produces MPKLAKTALAAGFFLLAVLLGGGFITAAADGAAETVTVDSPTLNIRSGPGLTYSVTGRLSDGQTVDVIGHSGDWLKISGDGETGWIAAWLTKKGNASETAGKTVVSRVDSLNIRSGPSTNSAVIGKLRSGEPADLLGYDGEWASISADGTDGWVHTTYITEVPSSSGVTEENADNAKAVKADTFTVAVDKLNVRKKATQSSKRVGTIQKDESFPVERIEGNWVKIALSGKTSGWVYAFHGDLSGHPEQQSLGGSAAVSVVTNGTNIRQSPSTASDVVLRADAGDVFRVKGEVDGWYEIILENGGTAFVADWVVNRTGESSDASFAPTKKAREKGTLKGLTIAIDPGHGGNDRGTTGTRGTDEKDLTLLTAELLAGKLKDAGATVVMTRDSDTYVSLRKRTDIGHQENADAFVSLHYDANPDRSISGFTTYYTQPAQKAFADALNEGLAGTVDLGNRGTQSANFLVLRENRLPAVLIELGFLSNSSEERMLTSGYFREQASQGIYKGLLDYFDAQ; this is translated from the coding sequence ATGCCGAAACTTGCAAAAACAGCACTCGCTGCGGGGTTCTTCCTGCTGGCTGTGCTGCTGGGCGGCGGCTTCATCACAGCTGCTGCTGACGGTGCTGCAGAGACTGTCACAGTCGATTCCCCGACACTGAACATCCGGTCGGGTCCGGGGCTCACCTACTCGGTGACAGGCCGGCTGTCGGACGGGCAAACCGTTGATGTCATCGGGCATTCCGGCGACTGGCTCAAAATATCCGGAGATGGCGAAACCGGCTGGATTGCAGCATGGCTTACAAAGAAAGGGAATGCCTCCGAAACTGCAGGCAAAACGGTCGTATCCCGTGTCGATTCCCTGAACATCCGCTCCGGTCCTTCGACCAATTCCGCGGTCATCGGCAAACTCCGTTCCGGAGAACCTGCCGATCTGCTCGGCTACGACGGGGAGTGGGCTTCCATTTCAGCTGATGGTACAGACGGCTGGGTGCATACGACATACATAACGGAAGTGCCTTCATCCTCAGGTGTCACCGAGGAAAACGCCGACAATGCAAAAGCAGTCAAGGCGGATACGTTCACCGTGGCGGTCGATAAGCTGAATGTAAGGAAAAAAGCGACACAATCTTCGAAACGTGTCGGCACCATACAGAAAGACGAATCGTTTCCAGTTGAACGCATTGAGGGGAACTGGGTGAAAATCGCGCTGTCCGGCAAAACGTCTGGCTGGGTCTACGCATTTCACGGAGACCTGTCAGGACATCCCGAACAGCAGTCACTCGGCGGGAGCGCAGCCGTATCGGTCGTCACGAACGGGACGAACATCCGTCAGTCCCCTTCGACCGCGTCTGACGTGGTCCTGAGAGCAGATGCCGGAGACGTGTTCCGCGTGAAAGGCGAAGTAGACGGCTGGTATGAGATCATCCTGGAAAACGGCGGGACGGCATTCGTGGCTGACTGGGTCGTCAACCGGACTGGTGAATCATCAGATGCCTCTTTCGCACCCACGAAGAAGGCACGGGAAAAAGGGACACTGAAAGGGCTTACGATTGCAATCGATCCGGGACACGGCGGCAATGACCGCGGCACGACCGGCACGCGCGGAACGGACGAAAAGGACCTGACACTTCTGACTGCAGAGCTTTTGGCAGGCAAATTGAAGGACGCCGGCGCGACAGTCGTCATGACGAGGGATTCCGATACATACGTTTCGCTGAGAAAACGGACGGACATCGGCCATCAGGAGAATGCGGACGCATTTGTCAGTCTCCACTATGATGCCAATCCGGACCGGTCGATTTCCGGATTCACAACGTACTATACACAGCCTGCGCAAAAGGCATTCGCCGATGCGCTGAATGAAGGGCTCGCCGGTACGGTCGACCTCGGGAACCGCGGCACGCAATCCGCCAACTTCCTCGTCCTGCGGGAAAACCGGCTGCCGGCAGTCCTGATCGAACTCGGATTCCTGTCCAATTCGTCGGAAGAGCGTATGCTGACGAGCGGCTATTTCAGGGAGCAGGCATCGCAGGGAATCTATAAAGGGCTTCTCGATTATTTCGATGCCCAATAA
- the dtd gene encoding D-aminoacyl-tRNA deacylase, with protein sequence MKVVLQRSKQASVTVDDEVIGAIEHGYVLLVGLTHEDTEQDADYAAKKIAGLRLFEDGDGKMNRSIDETGGQILSISQFTLYGDSRKGRRPSFIEAARPEHAEPLYDHFNEQLRALGLRVETGRFGAMMDVSLVNDGPVTLIIESK encoded by the coding sequence ATGAAAGTCGTCCTGCAGCGGTCCAAACAGGCATCTGTCACCGTGGATGATGAAGTCATCGGTGCGATCGAGCATGGCTATGTCCTGCTCGTCGGCCTGACCCACGAGGATACGGAACAAGACGCCGACTATGCAGCAAAGAAAATCGCCGGACTCCGCCTGTTCGAAGACGGAGACGGCAAGATGAACCGGTCGATCGATGAAACTGGGGGACAGATCCTGTCGATTTCCCAGTTCACCCTGTACGGGGACAGCCGGAAAGGCAGACGTCCGAGTTTCATCGAAGCGGCCCGTCCGGAGCATGCAGAGCCGCTCTACGATCATTTCAATGAGCAGCTTCGTGCACTCGGGCTTCGGGTTGAAACCGGCCGGTTCGGGGCGATGATGGATGTGTCGCTCGTCAATGACGGACCGGTGACCCTGATCATCGAATCCAAGTGA
- the mnmH gene encoding tRNA 2-selenouridine(34) synthase MnmH: MFRDISLKDLMELHASGAHTLIDVRSPKEYAESSIPGSLNIPVFNDEERAEVGTIYKQVGQAEAKKRGLEIFSAKLPQFIADFQAIGTPMTVFCWRGGMRSKTAATVLDLMGVHANRLIGGIRTYRQWVVEQLDLMDYRPELLVLNGYTGSGKTVILHKLADAGEAVVDLEGLAGHRGSIFGQIGLQAKNQKNFESLLLHELKRTAEEPLVFIEGESKRIGKVTMPTFLFEKKELSRHLIIRLPIEERVRLTLADYKPWEQPDEFLIAFEQIKRRIHVPVAKEIGTALHGGDYETATLLLLEHYYDPRYRHSTGKVDDDLKTIIEADTVEDAFEQVLAWKKEYMKRI, encoded by the coding sequence ATGTTTCGTGATATTAGTTTAAAAGATCTGATGGAACTCCATGCAAGTGGTGCGCACACGCTCATCGATGTCAGATCGCCGAAGGAGTATGCCGAATCGAGCATTCCCGGCAGTCTGAACATCCCCGTCTTCAATGACGAAGAGCGGGCGGAAGTCGGAACGATCTATAAACAGGTCGGACAGGCGGAAGCGAAAAAGAGGGGCCTTGAAATCTTCTCGGCCAAACTTCCGCAGTTCATCGCCGATTTCCAGGCGATCGGGACACCGATGACCGTATTCTGCTGGCGCGGCGGGATGCGCAGCAAAACCGCGGCCACCGTGCTGGACCTGATGGGCGTGCATGCGAACCGGCTGATCGGCGGCATCCGTACGTACCGTCAGTGGGTCGTCGAGCAGCTGGATCTGATGGACTATCGGCCGGAATTGCTTGTGCTGAACGGCTATACGGGATCCGGCAAGACGGTCATCCTGCATAAGCTTGCAGATGCAGGCGAGGCGGTCGTGGACCTGGAAGGGCTCGCCGGACACCGCGGCTCGATCTTCGGCCAGATCGGCCTGCAGGCGAAGAACCAGAAGAATTTCGAGTCGCTCCTGCTCCATGAGCTGAAACGGACTGCAGAAGAACCGCTTGTCTTCATCGAAGGCGAAAGCAAGCGGATCGGCAAAGTGACGATGCCCACTTTCCTGTTCGAGAAGAAGGAACTGAGCCGTCATCTGATCATCCGGCTGCCGATCGAGGAACGGGTGCGTCTCACGCTCGCCGATTATAAGCCATGGGAGCAGCCGGACGAGTTCCTGATCGCGTTCGAGCAGATCAAGCGGCGCATCCATGTGCCGGTTGCAAAGGAGATCGGGACGGCCCTCCATGGCGGAGACTATGAGACCGCCACTCTGCTGTTGCTCGAGCATTATTACGACCCGCGCTATCGGCATTCGACCGGAAAGGTGGATGATGATCTGAAGACGATCATCGAAGCGGATACCGTGGAGGATGCATTCGAGCAGGTATTGGCCTGGAAAAAGGAATATATGAAGCGCATATGA
- the aspS gene encoding aspartate--tRNA ligase, with protein sequence MMQRTQYCGELNEQNIGEQVTLKGWVQKRRDLGGLIFVDLRDRTGIVQAVFNPAISGQALETAERLRSEFVISVTGNVVERDERTKNKNLKTGGIEVHAEQIEIINEAKNPPFLIEDDTDVSEELRLKYRYLDLRRPQLARTFKMRSDITKTIRNFLDNEGFLEVETPILTKSTPEGARDYLVPSRVHEGEFYALPQSPQLFKQMLMVSGFDRYFQIARCFRDEDLRADRQPEFTQVDMEMSFMSIEEIIELNERMMQKVMKDVKGIAIDAPFKRMTYADAMARYGSDKPDTRFGMELTDVSEIVKDTAFKVFTGALESGGQVKLINVKGAAADYSRKDIDGFGEFAAVYGAKGLAWLKVEADGLKGPIAKFFEGDTAEALQTAAAAEPGDLLLFAADKKSVVADTLGALRMKFGKERGLIDESLYNFLWVTDWPLFEYDEEDGRFYAAHHPFTMPADVKELEESPETVKALAYDLVLNGYELGGGSLRIYERDVQEKMFKALGFTQEEAREQFGFLLDAFEYGTPPHGGIAFGLDRLVMLLTGSTNLRDTIAFPKTASATDLLTEAPDTVDPAQLTELHIQLAPERK encoded by the coding sequence ATGATGCAACGGACACAGTATTGTGGGGAATTGAACGAACAGAATATCGGGGAGCAGGTGACACTGAAAGGCTGGGTGCAGAAGCGGCGTGACCTCGGCGGCCTGATCTTCGTCGATTTGCGGGACCGGACAGGAATTGTCCAGGCGGTCTTCAATCCGGCGATTTCCGGCCAGGCACTTGAGACGGCTGAGCGGCTGCGCAGTGAATTCGTCATTTCGGTGACTGGAAATGTCGTCGAACGCGACGAGCGGACAAAAAACAAGAACCTGAAAACAGGCGGCATCGAAGTACACGCGGAACAGATTGAAATCATCAACGAAGCGAAAAATCCGCCATTCCTGATTGAGGACGATACGGACGTCAGCGAAGAACTCCGCTTGAAATACCGCTATCTCGACTTGCGCCGTCCCCAGCTAGCCCGTACATTCAAGATGCGGTCCGACATTACGAAGACAATCCGTAATTTCCTCGACAATGAAGGGTTCCTCGAAGTTGAGACGCCGATCCTGACGAAGTCGACCCCGGAAGGCGCTCGTGACTACCTAGTGCCGAGCCGTGTCCATGAAGGCGAATTCTACGCATTGCCGCAGTCGCCGCAGCTATTCAAGCAGATGCTCATGGTATCCGGCTTCGACCGGTATTTCCAGATTGCCCGCTGCTTCCGGGACGAGGATCTGCGTGCGGACCGCCAGCCGGAATTCACACAAGTCGATATGGAAATGAGTTTCATGTCGATCGAAGAGATCATCGAACTGAATGAGCGTATGATGCAAAAAGTGATGAAGGACGTCAAAGGGATTGCAATCGACGCACCATTCAAACGGATGACGTATGCGGATGCAATGGCTCGCTACGGATCTGACAAACCGGACACACGTTTCGGCATGGAGCTGACCGATGTATCGGAAATCGTGAAAGATACAGCATTCAAAGTGTTCACCGGTGCACTTGAGTCCGGCGGCCAAGTGAAGCTGATCAACGTCAAAGGGGCGGCTGCCGATTACTCCCGGAAAGATATCGATGGCTTCGGTGAATTTGCTGCCGTCTACGGAGCGAAAGGCCTGGCATGGCTGAAGGTGGAAGCAGACGGACTCAAAGGACCGATTGCGAAGTTCTTCGAAGGGGACACAGCGGAAGCGCTGCAGACTGCAGCTGCTGCGGAGCCTGGCGACCTGCTGTTGTTTGCCGCCGATAAAAAATCGGTCGTTGCTGATACGCTCGGCGCGCTGCGCATGAAATTCGGGAAAGAACGCGGTCTGATCGACGAGTCGCTCTACAACTTCCTGTGGGTCACCGACTGGCCGCTGTTCGAGTACGACGAGGAAGACGGCCGGTTCTACGCAGCACATCATCCGTTCACAATGCCTGCTGACGTCAAAGAACTCGAGGAGAGTCCAGAGACAGTGAAGGCGCTCGCCTATGACTTGGTGCTCAATGGCTATGAACTTGGCGGCGGATCACTGCGCATCTACGAACGTGACGTGCAGGAGAAGATGTTCAAAGCACTCGGATTTACCCAGGAGGAAGCGCGCGAGCAGTTCGGATTCCTGCTGGACGCGTTCGAATACGGCACACCTCCGCACGGCGGCATCGCCTTCGGTCTTGACCGTCTCGTCATGCTGCTGACCGGTTCAACGAACTTGCGTGATACGATTGCGTTCCCGAAAACAGCGAGCGCAACGGACCTGTTGACAGAAGCTCCGGATACTGTGGACCCGGCGCAGCTCACGGAATTGCATATTCAATTAGCCCCAGAACGAAAATAG
- the hisS gene encoding histidine--tRNA ligase produces the protein MKFKVPRGTQDILPSESWKWQKLERMIHEVCDLYRYEEIRTPMFEQTELFQRTVGDTTDIVTKEMYTFKDRGDRSMTLRPEGTAPVVRSFVENKMFGWPDQPVKLYYIEPMFRYERQQAGRYRQFVQFGTEAIGSADPAIDAEVIALALDVYKRAGLKDIKLVLNSLGDQVSRAAHRDALVEHFKPSISEFCADCQSRLEKNPLRILDCKVDREHPLMKTAPSLTDYLNDESRAYFDKLQQLLTAAGISFELDPNLVRGLDYYNHTAFEIMSAAEGFGAITTLCGGGRYNGLAEEIGGPSAPGIGFGMSIERLLLALEAESAELENDDALDIYVVSLGEAAKDRAFEVLQTLRAAGIRADMDYMDRKMKAQMKSADRLRAKWVAVIGEEEVERNIVQLKNMAEGTQQSVSADELVKNILAAGN, from the coding sequence ATGAAGTTCAAAGTGCCAAGAGGAACACAAGACATCCTGCCGTCCGAATCGTGGAAATGGCAGAAGCTCGAACGGATGATCCATGAAGTATGCGACCTGTACCGCTATGAGGAAATCCGCACACCGATGTTCGAACAGACCGAACTGTTCCAGCGGACGGTCGGCGATACGACGGACATCGTGACGAAAGAAATGTATACATTCAAAGACCGGGGCGACCGCTCCATGACACTGCGGCCGGAAGGGACAGCACCAGTCGTCCGTTCGTTCGTTGAAAACAAAATGTTCGGCTGGCCCGACCAGCCGGTCAAACTATACTACATCGAGCCGATGTTCCGGTACGAACGCCAGCAGGCGGGGCGCTACCGCCAATTCGTCCAATTCGGCACGGAAGCGATCGGCAGTGCCGACCCTGCAATCGATGCGGAAGTCATCGCGCTTGCACTCGATGTATACAAACGGGCAGGCCTGAAGGACATCAAGCTTGTGCTGAACTCGCTCGGTGATCAGGTATCCCGCGCAGCGCACCGGGATGCACTCGTCGAACACTTCAAACCATCGATCAGTGAATTCTGTGCGGACTGCCAGAGCCGTCTGGAAAAAAATCCGCTCCGCATCCTCGACTGCAAAGTGGACCGCGAGCATCCGCTCATGAAGACTGCGCCGTCGCTGACGGATTATCTGAACGATGAATCCCGTGCATATTTCGACAAGCTGCAGCAGCTGCTGACGGCGGCAGGAATCAGTTTCGAGCTGGATCCGAACCTCGTCCGCGGACTTGATTACTATAATCATACAGCTTTCGAAATCATGAGTGCCGCCGAAGGGTTTGGCGCCATCACGACATTATGCGGCGGCGGCCGCTACAATGGGCTGGCGGAAGAGATCGGCGGACCTTCCGCACCCGGTATCGGATTTGGCATGAGCATCGAACGTCTCCTGCTTGCGCTGGAAGCGGAATCCGCTGAGCTTGAAAACGACGATGCGCTCGATATCTACGTCGTCTCGCTCGGCGAAGCGGCGAAAGACCGGGCATTTGAGGTGCTGCAGACACTTCGGGCAGCGGGCATCCGGGCGGATATGGATTATATGGACCGCAAGATGAAAGCGCAGATGAAGTCAGCGGACCGTCTCCGGGCGAAATGGGTGGCGGTGATCGGTGAAGAGGAAGTCGAACGGAATATCGTACAGCTGAAAAACATGGCGGAAGGCACGCAGCAATCGGTTTCCGCCGATGAACTAGTGAAAAACATCCTGGCAGCAGGGAACTAA
- the selD gene encoding selenide, water dikinase SelD, which yields METPVKLTTLTKKGGCGCKIGPADLADVLRNLPQAEPDPNLLVGLDTSDDAGVYKVSDDLAIVQTLDFFTPIVDDPYDFGQIAAANAISDVYAMGGTPITALNIVAFPIAALDKTILTEILRGAGDKLKEAGVTLVGGHSIDDQEPKFGLAVTGTVHPDHVRANAGAKPGDVLLLTKPIGVGIYTTSLKHGKLSGGEVRDVTSVMTTLNKTAAETMKPFSVHAVTDVTGFGLLGHTSEMAKGSNAGIIIHADEVPVLPRAKELAQDGHVPGGTKNNFAHLEGAVSFDPRLDQIDQWVLCDAVTSGGLLIAVSADDADQLLSSLQENGVAAKRIGEVTSEHPGHITVR from the coding sequence ATGGAAACTCCAGTTAAATTGACGACTCTGACAAAAAAAGGCGGCTGCGGCTGCAAAATCGGTCCCGCAGACCTGGCTGATGTTCTCCGGAATCTGCCGCAGGCGGAACCGGATCCGAACCTGCTCGTCGGTCTCGACACGAGCGATGATGCCGGTGTGTATAAAGTATCCGATGACCTCGCGATTGTCCAGACGCTCGACTTCTTCACACCGATCGTCGATGATCCGTACGACTTCGGTCAGATCGCAGCGGCCAATGCGATCAGTGACGTTTACGCGATGGGCGGCACGCCGATCACAGCCCTTAATATAGTAGCATTCCCTATCGCGGCACTCGACAAAACCATTTTGACGGAAATCCTCCGCGGAGCGGGCGACAAGCTGAAGGAAGCGGGTGTCACACTCGTGGGCGGCCACTCGATCGATGACCAGGAACCGAAGTTCGGACTGGCCGTGACAGGAACGGTGCATCCTGATCATGTACGCGCGAATGCAGGCGCAAAACCGGGGGATGTCCTCCTGCTGACAAAACCGATCGGCGTGGGGATCTACACGACTTCCCTGAAACACGGCAAGCTGTCCGGCGGAGAGGTCCGTGACGTGACCTCCGTTATGACGACACTGAACAAGACGGCCGCTGAAACGATGAAGCCATTCAGCGTCCACGCAGTCACGGACGTCACCGGTTTCGGACTGCTCGGACATACATCCGAAATGGCGAAAGGCAGCAACGCCGGCATCATCATCCATGCTGACGAGGTGCCGGTCCTCCCGCGTGCGAAGGAACTGGCGCAGGACGGCCATGTGCCGGGCGGAACGAAGAACAACTTTGCCCATCTGGAAGGTGCGGTCTCGTTCGATCCGCGGCTCGATCAGATCGATCAATGGGTATTGTGTGACGCGGTAACGTCGGGCGGTCTACTGATTGCAGTATCGGCGGATGATGCCGATCAACTGCTGTCCTCCCTCCAGGAAAACGGAGTGGCAGCGAAACGGATCGGTGAAGTGACGTCTGAACATCCAGGACATATTACAGTCCGATAA
- a CDS encoding adenine phosphoribosyltransferase, translating into MDLKQYVTVVPDYPKEGISFKDITTIMDNGEAYKYATDQIVEYAKEVGAELIVGPEARGFIIGCPVAYALEIGFAPVRKPGKLPRETIAVDYDLEYGVDQLTIHKDAIKPGQRVLIVDDLLATGGTVGATVELVEKLGGVVAGCAFLIELSYLDGRRKLDNYNIRALMTY; encoded by the coding sequence ATGGACTTGAAACAGTATGTAACAGTAGTGCCGGACTATCCGAAAGAAGGAATCAGCTTCAAAGATATTACGACCATCATGGATAACGGCGAAGCCTATAAATATGCGACGGATCAGATTGTCGAATATGCCAAAGAAGTCGGCGCCGAGCTCATCGTCGGCCCGGAAGCACGCGGATTCATCATCGGCTGCCCGGTCGCGTATGCGCTCGAAATCGGGTTTGCCCCTGTCCGGAAGCCGGGCAAACTGCCGCGCGAAACGATTGCTGTCGACTATGATCTCGAGTACGGTGTCGATCAGCTGACAATTCATAAAGATGCCATTAAGCCCGGACAGCGGGTGCTGATCGTCGACGATCTGCTGGCAACCGGCGGAACTGTAGGCGCCACAGTTGAACTTGTTGAAAAACTGGGCGGTGTTGTCGCAGGCTGCGCGTTCCTGATTGAGCTTTCCTATTTGGATGGCCGCAGAAAGCTGGATAACTATAACATTCGTGCACTGATGACATACTGA
- a CDS encoding tRNA threonylcarbamoyladenosine dehydratase translates to MLNQFSRNELSIGKEGIGRMADTTVAILGVGGVGSFAAEACARSGIGKIILVDKDDVDITNINRQLVAYLSTVGKLKVEVMQERIKDINADCEVVPLHMFYTEETADRFFAEKPDYVIDASDTISYKIHLIEQCLERGVKIISSMGAANKIDPTRFQIADISKTHTDPIAKVIRTRLRKAGITKGVPVVFSDESPIIVREDVVGTVGKPDAAIRKAKMPPASNAYCPSVAGLVAASWVLNDITADIPLQRVNDSK, encoded by the coding sequence ATGTTAAACCAGTTTTCACGAAACGAACTATCCATCGGCAAAGAAGGGATCGGCCGGATGGCGGATACGACAGTCGCCATTCTCGGCGTCGGAGGTGTCGGCTCGTTCGCCGCAGAAGCATGCGCCCGGAGCGGCATCGGTAAGATCATCCTTGTGGACAAGGATGACGTCGATATCACCAACATCAACCGGCAGCTCGTCGCCTACCTGTCAACAGTGGGCAAGCTGAAAGTGGAAGTCATGCAGGAGCGCATCAAAGACATCAATGCGGACTGTGAAGTCGTACCGCTCCATATGTTCTACACAGAAGAGACGGCAGACCGCTTTTTCGCAGAGAAGCCGGACTACGTGATCGATGCCTCTGACACGATCAGCTACAAGATCCATCTGATCGAGCAGTGCCTCGAGCGCGGCGTCAAGATCATTTCAAGCATGGGGGCCGCAAACAAGATCGATCCGACGCGTTTCCAGATCGCCGATATTTCAAAGACGCACACCGATCCGATCGCAAAGGTCATCCGCACCCGACTGCGGAAAGCGGGTATCACAAAAGGTGTGCCGGTCGTGTTTTCCGATGAAAGTCCGATCATCGTGCGCGAAGATGTCGTCGGAACAGTCGGCAAGCCGGACGCCGCGATCCGCAAAGCCAAAATGCCGCCCGCATCGAATGCCTACTGTCCATCCGTCGCCGGTCTGGTCGCCGCCAGCTGGGTGCTGAACGACATCACCGCCGACATACCGCTTCAGCGGGTGAACGACAGCAAGTAA